The Henckelia pumila isolate YLH828 chromosome 2, ASM3356847v2, whole genome shotgun sequence genome includes a window with the following:
- the LOC140878806 gene encoding uncharacterized protein, whose translation MYPAVIRLQLHLPNQNSIQFHSNQNISDVLANDGNTKTMLTEFFQMNCVPELIGKYLYREFPQYFTWIQSRKEWVPRRSQNQVVGRIYVVSPSEGERFYLRILLNHVPGPKSFDYLMTVNGNVYTTFKKAAEIRGLLQHDDYVHHCLIEACSVKMPSSLRRLFVSILVFCQPTKVRKLWDEFHTYMSEDYGRSISANSEFITNKLLLEIRRLLHQYKKMLDDFDLPSINIAFLSDHPLPRIIEDELSIQISDEDLRSIEHLNAQQKLTFDSVIQSIMCNQPKLFFIDGPGGTGKTFLYRTILAHLRKSGKIIIVVATSGIAATLLLGGRTAHSRLKIPLKPTASALCTIKKQSDLAELIRRATAVIWDEAPMANCYAFESVNKTFQDIMENQLPFGGKIMVFGGDFRQVLPVVKQETMREQIAASISRSTFWHRVNVLRLQQNMRSAQDTEFSEFLLRIGNGLQHTINGDFIKLPDSMVIQWENEESIDKLIDFVFSNMINHVNDANYMVGRAIITPKNCDVDKINEMLISKFSGEERVYTSWDSIEDDNNNLFQEEFLNSLSPSGLPPYRISLKVGCPIMLLRNVAPELGLCNGTRLICRNLGRNFIDAEIITGPHKGTRYFLHRMPLKSEENSGLPFELTRRQFPLRLSFALTINKSQGQTIQNVGLFLWNHVFSHGQLYVALSRGVSQQCTKILVKDENLQSHNGVYTRNVVYKDVLLPNIP comes from the coding sequence ATGTATCCTGCTGTAATTAGGTTGCAATTACATCTACCAAACCAGAATTCCATTCAATTTCACTCAAACCAAAACATAAGTGATGTACTTGCAAATGATGGAAACACAAAGACCATGCTCACAGAATTTTTTCAAATGAATTGTGttcctgaattgattggaaaGTACTTATATAGGGAATTTCCACAATATTTCACTTGGATACAATCTCGAAAAGAATGGGTTCCTCGAAGAAGCCAAAATCAAGTAGTTGGAAGGATATATGTTGTGTCCCCATCAGAAGGTGAGAGATTTTATCTTCGCATACTTCTCAATCATGTTCCAGGTCCGAAAtcttttgattatttgatgacTGTGAATGGAAATGTATACACAACCTTTAAAAAAGCAGCTGAAATTAGGGGACTTCTGCAACATGATGATTATGTGCACCATTGTCTAATCGAAGCTTGCTCAGTTAAAATGCCATCGTCATTGAGAAGATTATTTGTCTCCATCTTGGTGTTTTGCCAACCAACAAAGGTTCGAAAACTTTGGGATGAGTTCCACACATATATGTCTGAAGATTATGGAAGATCCATTTCAGCTAATAGTGAATTCATCACAAATAAATTGCTTCTTGAGATAAGAAGATTGTTGCATCAATACAAAAAAATGCTCGATGATTTTGATTTGCCATCAATAAATATAGCGTTTTTATCAGACCACCCACTTCCAAGAATAATTGAAGATGAGCTTTCAATTCAAATTTCAGATGAGGATTTGAGATCTATTGAACATTTGAATGCTCAACAAAAATTGACATTTGATTCTGTCATACAAAGCATTATGTGCAACCAACCAAAACTATTCTTTATTGATGGTCCAGGAGGCACTGGAAAGACCTTTCTTTACCGTACAATTTTGGCTCATCTCAGAAAGAGTGGAAAAATTATAATTGTCGTAGCGACTTCTGGAATAGCTGCAACATTGTTGCTTGGGGGAAGAACAGCACATTCACGTCTAAAAATTCCACTTAAACCAACAGCATCAGCCCTTTGTACGATAAAAAAACAGTCAGATCTTGCTGAGTTAATAAGGCGTGCAACAGCAGTAATATGGGATGAGGCTCCAATGGCAAACTGTTATGCTTTCGAATCTGTCAACAAAACTTTTCAAGATATTATGGAAAATCAGTTGCCATTTGGAGGAAAAATTATGGTTTTTGGTGGAGATTTTCGACAAGTACTGCCAGTTGTTAAACAAGAAACTATGAGAGAACAAATTGCTGCAAGCATTTCAAGATCAACATTCTGGCATCGTGTCAATGTATTACGTCTTCAACAAAATATGAGATCTGCACAAGATACTGAGTTTTCAGAGTTTCTGTTGAGGATAGGCAACGGTTTGCAGCATACAATCAATGGAGACTTTATAAAATTGCCTGATTCCATGGTCATACAATGGGAGAATGAAGAATCAATTGACAAGTtgattgattttgttttttcaaataTGATCAATCATGTAAACGATGCAAACTACATGGTTGGCAGAGCCATTATTACCCCAAAAAACTGTGATGTTGATAAAATCAATGAAATGCTCATCTCAAAATTTTCAGGAGAAGAAAGAGTGTATACATCTTGGGACTCCATTGAAGATGACAATAACAATCTTTTTCAAGAAGAGTTCTTGAATTCTCTAAGTCCAAGTGGTTTGCCACCTTATAGAATCTCACTAAAAGTAGGTTGCCCAATCATGTTACTGCGAAATGTTGCTCCTGAACTAGGCCTGTGTAACGGGACAAGATTAATATGCCGCAATCTTGGAAGAAACTTTATTGATGCAGAGATCATAACAGGTCCACATAAGGGTACCAGATACTTTCTTCATAGAATGCCtttgaaaagtgaagaaaattcTGGATTGCCGTTTGAGTTGACACGTAGACAATTTCCATTGAGATTGAGTTTTGCTcttacaataaataaatcacAAGGACAAACAATACAAAATGTTGGGCTCTTTCTTTGGAATCACGTGTTCAGCCATGGGCAGCTATATGTCGCTCTTTCAAGAGGAGTTTCTCAACAATGTACTAAAATTTTGGTCAAAGACGAAAATCTACAATCTCACAATGGTGTTTACACAAGAAATGTCGTTTACAAAGATGTGTTATTACCTAACATTCCTTGA
- the LOC140878803 gene encoding uncharacterized protein: MGVNIDQTLATGANGIYTFRAHGAIYHSIGSLLPRENCRPRYLQMWIVDTDHEVDNRLQENNELRQDLLIKIQNILHQHNPFVNVFRQIGQRQDIPKCKIIIKQQAPNQHQYSLPTASQVAAVIVDNESPENLGSRDIVIQGIDGYLMNIQDIVGYYDPLQYPLLLPYGTYGWDINSRNMDGTRLTCLNYYAYMLQIRENSPTLLLRGARLLKQYVVDNYVKIETQRLRWIRSNQRNIRSELYQGLQDCLDGGENNAGNVGHRIVLPSSFSGSSRDMYQRYQDAMTLVQTYGKPDLMITMTCNPNWSEIKNQLYPGQSPQDRPDLITRIFKSKFEEFKKDIVDRGVLGKVQSYSYVIKYQKRGLPHVHMLIIFQNTDKLQTPDEFDSIVRAEIPSQTEEPNLYEVVIHHMIHGPCGALNPNSPCMRDGKCKKKFPKQFVSHTSRGMDSYPLYRRREGTQVQIYENDQFKVDNGWVVPYNPWLLLKYDCHINVEVCGGIKCVKYIYKYIHKGPDRVALEVHNGHNLDEIQQYVDGRWISAPEALW; the protein is encoded by the exons ATGGGGGTCAATATAGACCAAACCTTAGCAACTGGTGCAAATGGGATTTACACATTTCGTGCACATGGTGCAATATATCACTCGATCGGAAGTCTTCTACCTCGTGAAAATTGTAGACCAAGGTATCTGCAAATGTGGATTGTTGACACAGACCATGAGGTAGATAATAGACTTCAAGAAAATAACGAGCTCAGACAAGATTTGTTGATCAAGATACAAAACATTCTTCATCAACATAATCCATTTGTTAATGTCTTTCGACAAATAGGTCAACGTCAAGACATACCTAAATGCAAGATCATCATTAAACAACAAGCCCCTAATCAACATCAATACAGTCTACCAACTGCTTCTCAAGTTGCAGCTGTTATTGTCGACAACGAATCCCCAGAGAACTTGGGAAGCAGAGATATTGTCATACAAGGAATCGATGGATATCTTATGAATATTCAAGATATAGTTGGATACTATGACCCCTTACAATACCCACTTCTTTTGCCCTATGGAACATATGGTTGGGATATTAACAGCAGAAATATGGATGGTACCCGATTAACATGCTTAAACTACTATGCATATATGCTACAG ATACGGGAAAATTCTCCAACATTACTGCTTCGAGGAGCACGTCTATTGAAACAATATGTAGTCGATAACTATGTCAAGATTGAAACACAAAGACTGAGGTGGATACGTTCCAATCAACGTAACATTCGGTCTGAACTTTACCAAGGACTACAAGATTGTTTAGATGGGGGAGAAAACAATGCAG GAAATGTCGGTCATAGAATTGTACTTCCATCATCTTTTAGTGGAAGTTCACGTGATATGTACCAACGATATCAAGATGCAATGACTTTGGTACAGACTTATGGAAAACCAGATCTAATGATTACAATGACATGCAATCCAAATTGGAGCGAgataaaaaatcaattatatcCTGGGCAATCTCCTCAAGACCGTCCTGATTTAATTACAAGGATATTCAAATCCAAATTTGAGGAATTTAAGAAAGACATTGTGGATAGAGGAGTGTTGGGAAAAGTTCAATCTTATTCATATGTCATTAAGTACCAAAAAAGGGGATTGCCACATGTGCATATGCTGATCATTTTTCAGAATACCGATAAGCTGCAAACACCTGATGAATTTGACTCAATAGTGCGTGCTGAAATACCTTCACAAACAGAGGAACCCAATCTATATGAAGTTGTTATCCATCATATGATACACGGACCATGTGGAGCACTCAATCCTAATTCTCCGTGTATGAGAGATGGAAAATGTAagaaaaaatttccaaaacaaTTTGTGTCACATACTTCTCGAGGAATGGATTCATACCCTTTGTATCGAAGACGTGAAGGTACACAAgtacaaatatatgaaaatGATCAATTCAAGGTTGACAACGGCTGGGTCGTCCCTTATAATCCGTGGCTTTTGTTGAAATATGATTGTCACATAAATGTTGAAGTTTGTGGCGGTATCAAATGTGTTAAGTACATATACAAATATATTCATAAAGGACCTGACCGAGTTGCATTAGAGGTACATAATGGACATAATCTTGATGAAATACAACAATATGTTGATGGAAGATGGATCTCTGCGCCTGAAGCTCTGTGGTGA